One stretch of Cellulomonas wangsupingiae DNA includes these proteins:
- a CDS encoding GNAT family N-acetyltransferase has product MTATMRPFHPSDLPGMYRVCLLTGAAGQDATPLYRDPDLLAHLYCGPYPVADPGLSLVVVDAGEIAGYVVATADTAAFDAWCERSWWPALRTRYPLGDDPGDGTEDHVLVERIHHPTPSPEPPDAPAHLHIDLLPRLQGQGWGRRLIEGLSDALRARDVPGVHLGVDARNTRAIAFYEHLGFRRDETFAWGRRLVLDLR; this is encoded by the coding sequence GTGACCGCGACGATGCGCCCGTTCCACCCCAGCGACCTGCCCGGCATGTACCGCGTGTGCCTGCTGACGGGGGCGGCCGGCCAGGACGCGACGCCGCTCTACCGCGACCCCGACCTGCTGGCGCACCTGTACTGCGGCCCGTACCCGGTGGCCGACCCCGGCCTGAGCCTGGTCGTCGTCGACGCGGGGGAGATCGCGGGCTACGTGGTGGCGACGGCCGACACGGCGGCGTTCGACGCGTGGTGCGAGCGCTCCTGGTGGCCCGCCCTGCGCACCCGGTACCCGCTCGGGGACGACCCGGGCGACGGCACCGAGGACCACGTCCTCGTCGAGCGCATCCACCACCCCACGCCGTCACCGGAGCCGCCGGACGCCCCCGCGCACCTGCACATCGACCTGCTGCCGCGGCTGCAGGGCCAGGGCTGGGGACGACGGCTCATCGAAGGGCTGTCCGACGCCCTGCGGGCACGCGACGTGCCGGGCGTCCACCTCGGCGTGGACGCCCGCAACACGCGTGCGATCGCGTTCTACGAGCACCTGGGCTTCCGGCGCGACGAGACGTTCGCGTGGGGTCGCCGGCTCGTCCTCGACCTGCGGTAG
- a CDS encoding circularly permuted type 2 ATP-grasp protein — MTDLLSSPRLLGDGTIAHRPDWAWLPPDAAPTEGDLARAARQAEQLLAEHGVTYGADRADGDQQWRLDPLPVVVDEPEWARLDAALVQRAEVLDAVLHDLYGARRLLDDRVLPPAAVLSHPGFLRAVDGLRLPGGRELVLTATDLVRDGHGEWCVVADRTQAPSGAGYAMEDRRVTAQVLAPVYRQASIARLGPFFHALRKALHEVAPPTAGAEPRAVLLSPGPRSETAFDQAYLASMLGLPLVEGSDLVVRAGRVHLQGIDGLEPVDVVLRRVDAEWCDPLDLRAGSRLGVPGLVHAARNGTVSIVNPLGASVLENPALLGYLPRLARAVLDQDLTLASARTWWCGEERALRHVLARLDRLVLKPTVHGPRTTTVLGWTLSAAERDELAARISAEPWHWVGQEPVGPTVEPAAAGVGTDRPDAAGVGPADLGPRAAVMRTYAVAHAGSYTVMAGGLARVADDHVVSSSSAGAHAKDVWVLASQPAATAVALREDVAAGAGRATGYGISPRAAENLYWIGRYAERAEDGVRVLRAVADRWDDYHRTPGTAGGQALGVLLQTLTPAALPDDGHRAVATDPTGGDQRVPALRDLLLDQRTPGSVARAVKRLGSASARVRDQLSTDMFGPLARIERTLRDERARVRVRQQTGQGLDVGPVPAASVTAGLRPTLDRVLESLLAISGVAAEGLTRDVGWHLLDAGRRIERAQRLVAMLAATLVVRRPADVEDLLLESVLLATESGITYRRRHQSAAGVASVLDLLVHDRTNPRSLAFALDRLLADLEAVPAPRSAAQRDHLLHGVAGLVAELDTVAVGNEVAEDGRRVRLADALESMLWRLREASDEIERVHFVRPAPSRALDDLWGSTYGEPSDGGLL, encoded by the coding sequence GTGACCGACCTGCTCTCGTCGCCGCGCCTCCTCGGCGACGGGACGATCGCGCACCGGCCGGACTGGGCCTGGCTGCCGCCCGACGCCGCGCCGACCGAGGGCGACCTCGCGCGCGCCGCACGCCAGGCCGAGCAGCTGCTCGCCGAGCACGGCGTCACGTACGGCGCCGACCGGGCCGACGGCGACCAGCAGTGGCGGCTCGACCCGCTGCCCGTGGTCGTCGACGAGCCCGAGTGGGCCCGTCTGGACGCCGCGCTCGTGCAGCGCGCCGAGGTGCTCGACGCGGTCCTGCACGACCTGTACGGCGCACGCCGCCTGCTCGACGACCGCGTGCTGCCCCCTGCGGCCGTGCTGTCCCACCCGGGCTTCCTGCGGGCCGTCGACGGTCTGCGCCTGCCCGGCGGACGCGAGCTCGTGCTCACCGCGACGGACCTGGTGCGGGACGGCCACGGCGAGTGGTGCGTCGTCGCGGACCGCACGCAGGCGCCCTCGGGCGCGGGCTACGCGATGGAGGACCGCCGCGTGACCGCGCAGGTCCTCGCGCCGGTGTACCGCCAGGCGTCGATCGCGCGACTCGGGCCGTTCTTCCACGCCCTGCGCAAGGCGCTGCACGAGGTCGCGCCGCCGACGGCCGGCGCCGAGCCGCGTGCCGTCCTGCTCTCCCCGGGGCCGCGCAGCGAGACCGCGTTCGACCAGGCGTACCTGGCCTCGATGCTGGGCCTGCCGCTCGTCGAGGGCAGCGACCTCGTCGTGCGCGCGGGGCGCGTGCACCTGCAGGGGATCGACGGGCTCGAGCCCGTGGACGTCGTGCTGCGGCGCGTCGACGCGGAGTGGTGCGACCCGCTCGACCTGCGCGCGGGGTCACGGCTCGGTGTCCCGGGCCTCGTGCACGCCGCCCGCAACGGCACCGTCAGCATCGTCAACCCGCTCGGCGCCTCCGTGCTGGAGAACCCCGCGCTGCTGGGCTACCTGCCGCGGCTCGCGCGCGCGGTGCTGGACCAGGACCTGACGCTCGCGTCCGCACGGACGTGGTGGTGCGGGGAGGAGCGTGCGCTGCGGCACGTGCTCGCGCGCCTCGACCGGTTGGTCCTCAAGCCGACCGTGCACGGGCCGCGCACGACGACGGTGCTCGGCTGGACGCTGTCCGCGGCGGAGCGCGACGAGCTCGCGGCGCGGATCAGCGCCGAGCCGTGGCACTGGGTCGGGCAGGAGCCCGTGGGGCCGACCGTCGAGCCGGCCGCGGCCGGCGTCGGCACGGACCGCCCGGACGCGGCGGGCGTCGGACCGGCCGACCTCGGCCCGCGCGCCGCGGTGATGCGCACCTACGCGGTCGCGCACGCCGGCAGCTACACCGTCATGGCGGGCGGGCTGGCACGGGTGGCCGACGACCACGTCGTGTCCTCGTCGTCGGCCGGCGCCCACGCCAAGGACGTGTGGGTGCTGGCCTCGCAGCCGGCGGCCACCGCCGTGGCGCTGCGGGAGGACGTCGCCGCCGGGGCGGGCCGCGCGACGGGCTACGGCATCTCGCCGCGCGCCGCCGAGAACCTGTACTGGATCGGCCGGTACGCCGAGCGCGCCGAGGACGGGGTCCGCGTGCTGCGGGCCGTCGCCGACCGCTGGGACGACTACCACCGCACCCCCGGCACGGCCGGTGGCCAGGCGCTCGGCGTGCTGCTGCAGACGCTGACACCGGCGGCCCTGCCCGACGACGGCCACCGCGCGGTCGCGACGGACCCGACGGGCGGGGACCAGCGCGTCCCCGCGCTGCGTGACCTGCTGCTGGACCAGCGCACCCCGGGCTCGGTGGCGCGCGCGGTGAAGCGGCTCGGGTCGGCGTCCGCGAGGGTGCGCGACCAGCTGTCGACCGACATGTTCGGCCCCCTCGCGCGCATCGAGCGGACCCTGCGCGACGAGCGCGCGCGGGTGCGCGTGCGGCAGCAGACCGGGCAGGGCCTCGACGTCGGCCCGGTCCCCGCCGCCTCCGTCACCGCAGGACTGCGCCCCACGCTCGACCGCGTCCTGGAGAGCCTGCTCGCGATCTCGGGCGTCGCCGCCGAGGGCCTGACACGCGACGTCGGCTGGCACCTGCTCGACGCCGGCCGGCGCATCGAACGTGCCCAGCGCCTGGTCGCGATGCTGGCGGCGACGCTCGTCGTGCGGCGGCCCGCGGACGTCGAGGACCTGCTGCTGGAGTCGGTGCTGCTGGCCACGGAGTCGGGCATCACCTACCGGCGGCGCCACCAGTCCGCCGCGGGCGTCGCGAGCGTCCTCGACCTGCTGGTGCACGACCGCACCAACCCGCGCTCCCTCGCGTTCGCGCTCGACCGGTTGCTCGCCGACCTCGAGGCCGTGCCCGCACCGCGCTCCGCGGCGCAGCGGGACCACCTGCTGCACGGCGTCGCCGGGCTCGTGGCCGAGCTCGACACGGTCGCGGTCGGCAACGAGGTCGCCGAGGACGGGCGTCGCGTGCGCCTCGCCGACGCGCTGGAGTCCATGCTCTGGCGGCTGCGCGAGGCCTCGGACGAGATCGAGCGCGTGCACTTCGTGCGGCCCGCGCCGAGCCGCGCCCTGGACGACCTGTGGGGCTCGACGTACGGCGAGCCGAGCGACGGGGGTCTGCTGTGA
- a CDS encoding RsmD family RNA methyltransferase, producing the protein MLVDEVAQVLPAARDVHDVTCRDDAVGLTLPGPLAAVTGLRTAVAAWVVVHLDVPRPKSFASPEHLHRVVDAVYASLRVAGSSTFRFEAAGADSAVFARLAGLLHEATGLLHDPQDGDLVVRVRRGPRRGTADPGWDVLVRVGPRPLSARAWRVADFPGAANATIAAAVARLAGVRPDDRVLNLMAGSGTLLVERLLAGPAAAAVAVDRDAAALDAARANLEAARLLARPPRPVLLRADATDPDALRTAVTEPLGGAADVVLADPPWGTLHGSHADAPRLHAGLLRAAHAVSAPGARLVVLTHEVKVMERVVREAADLWTPRSATRVFAKGHHPRIHVLDRR; encoded by the coding sequence GTGCTCGTCGACGAGGTCGCCCAGGTGCTGCCCGCGGCGCGCGACGTGCACGACGTCACCTGCCGCGACGACGCGGTCGGCCTTACCCTGCCCGGGCCCCTGGCGGCCGTCACGGGCCTGCGCACCGCGGTCGCCGCCTGGGTCGTCGTCCATCTCGACGTGCCGCGCCCCAAGTCGTTCGCGAGCCCCGAGCACCTGCACCGCGTCGTGGACGCGGTGTACGCCTCGCTGCGCGTCGCCGGCTCGTCGACGTTCCGGTTCGAGGCTGCCGGTGCGGACTCCGCGGTGTTCGCGCGGCTCGCGGGCCTGCTCCACGAGGCGACCGGGCTGCTGCACGACCCGCAGGACGGTGACCTGGTCGTCCGTGTGCGGCGCGGCCCGCGACGCGGTACCGCCGACCCCGGGTGGGACGTCCTGGTGCGCGTCGGCCCGCGGCCCCTGTCGGCCCGCGCCTGGCGCGTCGCGGACTTCCCGGGTGCCGCCAACGCGACGATCGCGGCCGCCGTCGCGCGCCTCGCGGGCGTCCGGCCCGACGACCGCGTGCTCAACCTCATGGCCGGGTCCGGCACGCTGCTCGTCGAGCGGCTGCTCGCCGGGCCCGCCGCGGCGGCCGTCGCCGTCGACCGGGACGCCGCGGCGCTCGACGCGGCACGTGCGAACCTCGAGGCCGCGCGCCTGCTCGCGCGACCGCCGCGACCCGTCCTGCTCCGCGCCGACGCGACGGACCCCGACGCGCTGCGCACGGCCGTGACCGAGCCGCTGGGCGGTGCGGCCGACGTGGTGCTCGCCGACCCGCCGTGGGGCACGCTGCACGGCTCGCACGCGGACGCCCCGCGCCTGCACGCCGGGCTGCTCCGGGCGGCGCACGCGGTGAGCGCGCCCGGTGCGCGCCTGGTCGTGCTGACGCACGAGGTGAAGGTCATGGAGCGCGTCGTGCGGGAGGCGGCGGACCTGTGGACGCCGCGCTCGGCGACCCGTGTCTTCGCCAAGGGCCACCACCCGCGGATCCACGTGCTCGACCGGCGCTGA
- a CDS encoding transglutaminase family protein, whose translation MRAYDLVHRTTYDYAHPVTDSYGRTTLTPRDLPDQRVLATSLTIDPPPADTGEHVDWFGNTTTYFGVTRSHTRLVVTARSTLEVSRAAPDRASLPDVGWRAVARATTAGDLGVLHTDAAGVVALREAVLPSAHVTFVDEVREWAAASFVDERPLADVVTDLLHRIRTELTYRSGSTTVHTTQAQLLAQGAGVCQDFAHLMIAALRVHGVPARYASGYIETRPRPGRPKLRGADASHAWVSVWLPGHGWLDADPTNDQLVDDRYVVLGWGRDYHDVPPLRGVIFTEGGGATPRVEVDLVPAGSEPFV comes from the coding sequence GTGCGCGCCTACGACCTGGTGCACCGCACCACGTACGACTACGCCCATCCGGTCACCGACTCCTACGGGCGCACGACGCTGACGCCCCGGGACCTGCCCGACCAGCGGGTGCTCGCGACGTCCCTGACGATCGACCCGCCGCCGGCGGACACCGGCGAGCACGTCGACTGGTTCGGCAACACCACGACCTACTTCGGCGTCACGCGGTCGCACACGCGCCTGGTGGTGACCGCGCGCTCGACCCTCGAGGTCAGCCGGGCGGCCCCGGACCGCGCGTCGCTGCCCGACGTGGGGTGGCGTGCGGTCGCGCGCGCCACCACGGCCGGGGACCTCGGCGTCCTGCACACCGACGCGGCCGGCGTCGTCGCCCTGCGGGAGGCGGTGCTGCCGTCGGCGCACGTCACGTTCGTCGACGAGGTGCGGGAGTGGGCCGCGGCGTCGTTCGTCGACGAGCGCCCGCTGGCCGACGTCGTCACCGACCTGCTGCACCGCATCCGCACCGAGCTGACGTACCGCTCCGGGTCGACCACCGTGCACACGACGCAGGCGCAGCTGCTCGCGCAGGGCGCGGGCGTGTGCCAGGACTTCGCGCACCTGATGATCGCGGCGCTGCGCGTGCACGGCGTGCCCGCCCGGTACGCGTCGGGGTACATCGAGACCCGGCCGCGCCCCGGCCGGCCCAAGCTGCGCGGCGCCGACGCGTCCCACGCCTGGGTGTCGGTGTGGCTGCCGGGCCACGGCTGGCTCGACGCGGACCCCACGAACGACCAGCTCGTGGACGACCGGTACGTCGTGCTCGGCTGGGGCCGGGACTACCACGACGTGCCGCCGCTGCGAGGTGTCATCTTCACCGAGGGCGGCGGGGCGACGCCGCGCGTCGAGGTCGACCTCGTGCCGGCGGGGTCCGAGCCGTTCGTCTGA
- a CDS encoding Rv0909 family putative TA system antitoxin, with amino-acid sequence MGIDDLKGKATDAAQGEKGEQASDAALEKGSDAASSATGGKHDEKLDKAQSTADEKIGDQ; translated from the coding sequence ATGGGTATCGACGACCTCAAGGGCAAGGCGACCGACGCGGCGCAGGGCGAGAAGGGCGAGCAGGCGAGCGACGCCGCGCTCGAGAAGGGGTCCGACGCGGCCTCGTCCGCCACGGGCGGCAAGCACGACGAGAAGCTCGACAAGGCGCAGTCCACGGCGGACGAGAAGATCGGCGACCAGTGA
- a CDS encoding GNAT family N-acetyltransferase, with protein MTTPDTVVADRPWRVLPAPPVPPSVDHPDAWAYAGSAEVSRQSHLAIWGWADLHAPVGVLLGILSANPYRDVASWVAVVGDPAQPPRAQDVVGFARVDLPTTANTHTAGGDVVVLPGYEGRGVGAALLATLEEHVRATGRTTLYLFSDHSPEPPPGPGALTAPTGTGRAPADARAVRLGLARGYAIEQVARYSVLELPEDPEQRAALAADARAHAGEAYRTHTWRDELPADRYDDLADLWTRMSTDVPLGGLDLQEDPWDADRVRAHLERLAQQHQHVLIAAAEHVTTGRLAAFTVLHTPVPDVPFAFQEDTLVLREHRGHRLGMLVKAANLDAYTAWRPGVRRIHTWNAQENAHMLAINVALGFRQAGVSVAWQRTGL; from the coding sequence GTGACCACCCCCGACACGGTCGTCGCCGACCGTCCGTGGCGCGTGCTGCCCGCGCCCCCCGTCCCGCCGTCCGTCGACCACCCGGACGCCTGGGCGTACGCCGGCAGCGCCGAGGTCTCCCGGCAGTCCCACCTGGCCATCTGGGGGTGGGCGGACCTGCACGCGCCGGTGGGCGTGCTGCTCGGGATCCTGAGCGCCAACCCCTACCGCGACGTGGCCTCGTGGGTCGCCGTGGTCGGCGACCCGGCGCAGCCGCCGCGGGCGCAGGACGTCGTCGGGTTCGCGCGGGTCGACCTGCCGACGACGGCCAACACGCACACCGCCGGGGGCGATGTCGTCGTGCTGCCCGGGTACGAGGGTCGAGGCGTGGGCGCTGCGCTGCTGGCGACCCTCGAGGAGCACGTGCGTGCCACCGGCCGCACGACGCTCTACCTGTTCTCCGACCACAGCCCCGAGCCGCCGCCGGGCCCCGGGGCGCTCACGGCGCCCACCGGCACGGGGCGGGCCCCCGCCGACGCGCGCGCCGTCCGCCTGGGGCTGGCACGGGGCTACGCGATCGAGCAGGTCGCGCGGTACTCCGTGCTCGAGCTGCCGGAGGACCCGGAGCAGCGCGCGGCCCTGGCCGCCGACGCCCGCGCGCACGCCGGGGAGGCGTACCGCACGCACACCTGGCGCGACGAGCTGCCCGCCGACCGCTACGACGACCTGGCGGACCTGTGGACGCGCATGAGCACCGACGTCCCGCTCGGCGGCCTGGACCTGCAGGAGGACCCCTGGGACGCCGACCGCGTCCGCGCGCACCTGGAGCGCCTGGCGCAGCAGCACCAGCACGTGCTGATCGCCGCCGCCGAGCACGTCACGACGGGGCGCCTGGCAGCCTTCACGGTCCTGCACACGCCCGTGCCGGACGTCCCGTTCGCGTTCCAGGAGGACACCCTCGTGCTGCGCGAGCACCGCGGGCACCGCCTCGGCATGCTCGTCAAGGCCGCCAACCTCGACGCGTACACCGCGTGGCGGCCCGGGGTGCGGCGCATCCACACGTGGAACGCGCAGGAGAACGCGCACATGCTCGCGATCAACGTCGCGCTGGGCTTCCGGCAGGCGGGCGTGTCGGTGGCCTGGCAGCGCACGGGCCTCTGA
- a CDS encoding GAF domain-containing protein — protein sequence MSRHAHPAQGGPAQGSARVGPVPGARVAERSTARPHPPVGERPASAVRAAHERFVASGDDPGRQVRPVVADSWRRSRRVGVDPELPTPPVEVVGPDLVALRTSHPLSGVVPIVRRLLIEPGADWVAALSDETGRLLWVDGDHSLRRSLDGVGFVEGATWREDSVGTNALGTALATRRPLQVMGSEHWARVVHPWSCAAVPVHDPQGRMLGVLDVTGRDDAASWMALALVRATVAAVEATITASAGAPPGARLGVLGTQGGTLHTPSGRRRLTCRHAEILLLLAEHPAGLRGDQLAVLLSECELSEVTVRAEISRLRRLVGPLLSESRPYRLTAPLQTDVDVVRDALTIGDVGAALSAYAGSVLPRSAAPGIARLRDAVREELRSATLASGDPALIARWTASEDGAEDWQAWQTLARVAPIGSAAHLRAHTRLAQLDRTLR from the coding sequence ATGAGCCGTCACGCCCATCCCGCGCAGGGCGGGCCCGCCCAGGGGTCCGCGCGCGTCGGACCGGTGCCCGGGGCGCGGGTGGCGGAGCGGTCGACGGCCAGGCCCCACCCGCCGGTCGGCGAGCGACCCGCCTCGGCCGTGCGTGCCGCCCACGAGCGTTTCGTCGCGTCCGGGGACGACCCCGGCCGTCAGGTGCGGCCCGTCGTCGCCGACTCGTGGCGCCGCAGCCGACGGGTCGGCGTCGACCCCGAGCTGCCGACACCCCCGGTCGAGGTCGTGGGCCCGGACCTCGTCGCGCTGCGGACGTCCCACCCCCTGTCCGGCGTCGTGCCCATCGTCCGGCGCCTGCTCATCGAGCCCGGGGCCGACTGGGTCGCGGCGCTCAGCGACGAGACGGGCCGGCTGCTGTGGGTCGACGGCGACCACTCCCTGCGCCGCTCGCTCGACGGCGTCGGCTTCGTGGAGGGCGCCACGTGGCGGGAGGACTCGGTCGGCACCAACGCCCTGGGCACCGCCCTGGCCACGCGCCGGCCCCTGCAGGTCATGGGCAGCGAGCACTGGGCGCGCGTCGTCCACCCGTGGAGCTGCGCGGCCGTCCCGGTGCACGACCCGCAGGGCCGCATGCTGGGCGTGCTGGACGTCACCGGCCGGGACGACGCCGCGTCCTGGATGGCGCTCGCGCTCGTCCGCGCCACCGTCGCCGCCGTCGAGGCGACCATCACCGCCTCCGCCGGCGCGCCGCCGGGCGCCCGGCTCGGCGTCCTCGGCACGCAGGGCGGCACCCTGCACACGCCGTCGGGCAGGCGGCGGCTGACCTGCCGCCACGCCGAGATCCTCCTGCTGCTCGCCGAGCACCCCGCCGGCCTGCGCGGCGACCAGCTCGCGGTCCTGCTGTCCGAGTGCGAGCTGTCCGAGGTGACGGTCCGTGCGGAGATCTCCCGCCTGCGGCGGCTGGTCGGACCGCTGCTGTCGGAGTCCCGTCCGTACCGGCTGACGGCGCCGCTGCAGACGGACGTCGACGTGGTGCGCGACGCCCTGACGATCGGTGACGTCGGCGCTGCGCTGTCCGCGTACGCCGGGTCCGTGCTGCCGCGGTCCGCCGCGCCCGGCATCGCGCGGCTGCGCGATGCCGTCCGCGAGGAGCTCCGGTCGGCGACGCTCGCGTCGGGCGATCCGGCCCTCATCGCCCGCTGGACCGCGAGCGAGGACGGGGCGGAGGACTGGCAGGCCTGGCAGACCCTCGCGCGCGTCGCCCCGATCGGGTCGGCGGCGCACCTGCGGGCCCACACGCGGCTCGCCCAGCTCGACCGCACCCTGCGCTGA
- a CDS encoding lytic polysaccharide monooxygenase — MPTRTRSRLGRLSRLALAIPLALVATGLVATSASAHGSVTDPPSRNYGCWERWGDDHLNPAMAQQDPMCWQAFQANPNTMWNWNGLYREGVGGRHEAVIPSGQLCSGGRTQNGLYASLDTPGAWTMKTVPTSFKLTLTDGAKHGADYMRIYVSKAGFDPTTEALGWEDLDLVKETGRYGTTGLYETDVNLSGRSGRAVLFTIWQASHLDQPYYICSDINIGGTAPDPTPTPTPTPTPTPTPTPTPTPTPTPTPTPTPTPTPTPTPTPGTGACTATVKAISTWSGGWQGEVTVTAGSAAISGWKVTVGGATINQAWSSSHSGGVLTNAAWNGSLAAGASTTAGFIASGAPGSLTATCATA; from the coding sequence ATGCCCACCCGCACCCGGAGCAGGCTCGGCCGCCTCAGTCGGCTGGCCCTGGCCATTCCCCTCGCGCTCGTCGCGACCGGGCTCGTCGCCACGTCGGCGTCCGCCCACGGCTCCGTCACCGACCCGCCGTCCCGCAACTACGGCTGCTGGGAGCGCTGGGGCGACGACCACCTGAACCCCGCCATGGCGCAGCAGGACCCGATGTGCTGGCAGGCGTTCCAGGCCAACCCCAACACCATGTGGAACTGGAACGGCCTGTACCGCGAGGGTGTCGGCGGGCGGCACGAGGCCGTGATCCCCAGCGGTCAGCTCTGCTCGGGCGGCAGGACGCAGAACGGCCTGTACGCGTCGCTCGACACCCCGGGTGCGTGGACCATGAAGACGGTCCCCACGTCGTTCAAGCTCACGCTGACCGACGGCGCGAAGCACGGCGCCGACTACATGCGGATCTACGTCTCGAAGGCGGGCTTCGACCCGACCACCGAGGCGCTCGGCTGGGAGGACCTCGACCTCGTCAAGGAGACCGGCCGCTACGGCACGACGGGGCTGTACGAGACCGACGTGAACCTGTCGGGCCGCTCGGGCCGCGCGGTGCTGTTCACGATCTGGCAGGCCAGCCACCTCGACCAGCCGTACTACATCTGCTCGGACATCAACATCGGTGGCACGGCGCCGGACCCGACGCCGACCCCGACGCCGACGCCCACGCCGACCCCCACGCCGACGCCGACCCCCACGCCGACGCCGACCCCCACCCCGACACCGACCCCCACGCCGACGCCCACGCCGACCCCGACGCCCGGGACCGGTGCGTGCACCGCCACCGTGAAGGCCATCTCCACGTGGTCCGGCGGCTGGCAGGGTGAGGTCACCGTGACGGCCGGCTCGGCCGCGATCAGCGGCTGGAAGGTCACCGTCGGTGGCGCGACCATCAACCAGGCGTGGAGCAGCTCCCACAGTGGTGGTGTGCTGACCAACGCGGCCTGGAACGGCTCCCTCGCTGCCGGTGCCAGCACGACGGCCGGCTTCATCGCCTCGGGGGCACCCGGCTCGCTGACGGCCACCTGCGCGACGGCCTGA
- a CDS encoding DinB family protein, with product MDTDHHPEATAVAAPPAIDPDTKDWTWVLQARCPECGFAASDVDPAGIGGTVRDLVPRWVAALHRADARERPAADVWSPLEYGAHVRDVLRLFDERVRLMLDQDDPLFANWDQDATALADRYDLQDPAVVAEELAASAEGTAGTFDAVAVEQWDRTGRRSNGSVFTVRTLGQYFLHDVVHHLHDVDA from the coding sequence GTGGACACCGACCACCATCCCGAGGCCACCGCCGTGGCAGCCCCGCCCGCGATCGACCCGGACACCAAGGACTGGACGTGGGTCCTGCAGGCCCGTTGTCCCGAGTGCGGGTTCGCCGCCTCGGACGTCGACCCCGCGGGGATCGGCGGGACGGTGCGCGACCTCGTCCCCCGGTGGGTGGCGGCGCTGCACCGCGCCGACGCGCGCGAGCGCCCGGCGGCGGACGTGTGGTCACCGCTCGAGTACGGCGCCCACGTCCGCGACGTCCTGCGGCTCTTCGACGAGCGCGTCCGGCTCATGCTCGACCAGGACGACCCCCTCTTCGCCAACTGGGACCAGGACGCCACCGCCCTCGCCGACCGGTACGACCTGCAGGACCCGGCCGTCGTGGCGGAGGAGCTGGCGGCGTCCGCCGAGGGCACCGCGGGCACGTTCGACGCCGTCGCCGTCGAGCAGTGGGACCGCACCGGCCGGCGCAGCAACGGGTCGGTCTTCACCGTCCGCACGCTCGGCCAGTACTTCCTCCACGACGTCGTCCACCACCTGCACGACGTCGACGCCTGA
- a CDS encoding TetR/AcrR family transcriptional regulator has translation MPKIIGASLHEHREQTRRRLFDALSTLMNERGFDVITLADIAAAAGVGRTAVYNHFPDKESLLLGFITHETEQYAAGLQASLDDIDDPVEQLRAYVRAQASLTRVYHVAPGPELRSVLSRGAQQRVREHVVVVEQILRRILDAGIASGAFPEQDLATTVPLVNACLTGRGLPEDGADRERAVAQTEAFVLRAVGALVPVPA, from the coding sequence ATGCCGAAGATCATCGGGGCCTCGCTGCACGAGCATCGTGAGCAGACCCGCCGTCGTCTGTTCGACGCGCTGTCCACGCTGATGAACGAGCGCGGCTTCGACGTGATCACGCTCGCGGACATCGCCGCCGCCGCCGGCGTCGGCCGCACCGCCGTCTACAACCACTTCCCCGACAAGGAGTCGCTGCTCCTCGGGTTCATCACGCACGAGACGGAGCAGTACGCCGCCGGTCTGCAGGCGTCGCTCGACGACATCGACGACCCGGTCGAGCAGCTGCGCGCCTACGTCCGCGCGCAGGCGTCGCTCACCCGCGTCTACCACGTGGCCCCCGGCCCCGAGCTGCGCTCGGTGCTCTCGCGCGGCGCCCAGCAGCGCGTGCGCGAGCACGTCGTGGTCGTCGAGCAGATCCTGCGGCGCATCCTCGACGCGGGCATCGCGTCCGGCGCCTTCCCGGAGCAGGACCTCGCGACGACGGTCCCGCTCGTCAACGCGTGCCTCACCGGCCGCGGCCTGCCGGAGGACGGTGCCGACCGTGAGCGCGCCGTCGCCCAGACCGAGGCGTTCGTCCTGCGAGCGGTCGGGGCACTCGTCCCGGTGCCCGCCTGA